The following is a genomic window from Gymnodinialimonas ceratoperidinii.
GATTCCGGGAGTAGAGGAAGGTCCAGAGGTCGCCACTTTCGTGCGCTAGATCCGCTGGCAGAATCGTCGAAAAATAATCTGAAAGCGTCGAGTTGAAGACGATGAGGTAGCCGACGAACGGCATAATGATCGTCAGCCGTGCAATGCGCGAGTTTCCGATACTTGAGAGTGCGGACCAACTGATCGCCGTCCCGAAGCTGTAGAATTGGTCCGAAACTGCTTGAATAATCCAACGCCTGAAGAATTCTCTGACGCGCGCACTCAAGTTTAATCCCTCCCAGCTCGATCGTCGCCCCATTGGGCCTGTTTGGCATATCCGAACTCCTGTGGGCGGTCGAGGCCATCGTCGTTATCATGCAAAAAATAGACCCGAGACGTCTCAAGGTGAGCGCCCCTGAAATCATGCAGGCCATCCCGGTCGTCCTCTCCTCCACGGGTTCGCTTGCGAGCTCGTACCTCCACCGAATGACCGCTTGCCAATCACACGCCGGAAAAATGTGTAATCGTGTTTCATGCTGCAGAAGACTCGTTATTCAAACTAGACTTCCATAAGCTGGTTAGATGTAGAGCCAACGTGAGGAATCAGATGCCACAGCCAAAAGAAGAAAGCTCACAAATTTTCATCCTGATCATAGATGAAACCTACGGCGGTGATGATGACGCGTGGGAAGAAGAAAGTCACCGTTTTAGACGCAGTCTTGAGCGTGATTTTGACTGTGAGTTTGCAGAAGCGAACATTGGCCCCGGTGCCGATATACCCGCGTTCTTGACGATCATTGCAACGACGACGGTTCCAATCTGGACTGTTCTCCTTGGCGCTTTTTTCCTTGGCAAACCGATAAGTGAGAACCTGACGGCTTGGTCCGAGATCGGTGGAAGATTACGGTCATTTTTTGGAAGGCAGGTTGTCCTTGCGCGAAACGGTGCGGCCGCGATTGCAGTCGAAGCTGTCTTTGAAGAATTGGGCGGTCTACCCAAGACGATTCGGCTTTTGAGCTACCGACCTGGACACATTGGTGACGATGAAAGAATAGGTGATATGCCTCAAAGTGACAGCATTCAAGAGAATGTTCCGACCCTCAATCTCGGATATGTTCGTCACATTTTTGAAATTGAGGCTGATGGCGTTTTACATAGGGTGACCGTCGATGGAAAAAATACAGAAGTTTTGAAACTTCAGCGTAGCATCTGAAACATATTACCTGTCCAGATTAGCGACTAGTTCGATAGCAGATTCTGAGACCGGATTTGCGAATGGCTGATTTGTCCGCTCAGCAGGCCTTGGGGCAGTACGCAGCGAAGGTCCTCTCCCCGTCCCTTCTATCGCAACATTCCCCCTGTCCCGTCACCTCGCGCAGCAAGCCACTCGCAGGCGGGCTAGTAAGGAATGTCTGTTTCGCAGAGGCCATGCGAGGAAAAAATCTCACCAATGTCTTCAGTTTTACCCCTCGTATCATTCTCCTTCAGGGCAAACCGCAACAACTTGCCGGAAACCTCCCACGGCACCCACTCGTTGATTCCTCTAATCGAGCTGGCCGTTTCACCGCCACCGAACGCCTTCCGTAGCTTCTTAAGGAACACCAAACGCTTCCGTGCGGATTTGATTTGTTGCGGCTTTCCATACTTAAGGGCCTGTTTGAGTTCTGCCCGCGCCTTGGAATTCGCATAACGTTCCGTCGAACGGCGGAACATATAGAACTCGGCTGCCGTGACATTGTTCTCTTGAACGTCGGTAGGCCATCGGCCGCCGCGCCCCCAAACACGGCCTGTTTGCGCCTTCCATTCAGGCGGGAGGCTATCTGCTTGGCGTTGATAGTGACCAAGCCCTCTTGCGGCATGTTTCGCCATGTAGATGAACCAACCGTCTGCCCCCCTGATGATCTTGACCAACTGCGCGCGCTCAGAGGTGCCATAGCATTTCGTGTACGCGAGCCATGCGTCTTCAAGGTCCCAAACGATGTCCGCATGGGTCTCGATCCAAAAGGCGCATCCATGGAGATGTGGGCGCCCCTCTTTCGTCCACTCTGTGACCATGTGCCAGCAGATACACCCGAACCTATCATTCAAGGCACGGACGAGTTTCAGCTTTAGTCTCTTCCATTCCTTAGGGGTTGGCATATCGCGAATTGTGAAGGTGAAAGCGAGTCCAAACGGCGGGAGCTGATCGACCAGTACGGACCGCAGAAAGCGAGTATTTCCCCGTGCAGATTGCAGTGACCATCCGTTGATCTTTTGACGCTTGCCGTGTTGCCCGCCATTTCCGCCCGCAGCTCCGCCGGTAACCCCCAAAGGGCTTATTTTGATTTTGAACATTTCATTCTCCGGGATTGTCGTTCCGTCGGGATTCCGTGTTCCCCACGCCCAAAACGTCACCGTTTGATACTACTTATCGAGAGGCGGCCTCCGGCCACCTGACCACCCGCGCGCCGCGCCCGCTCCCTGACGGGCGCGCGTCGCGCGCGTGGACAGCTGTCCTTGCATCCTGCAAGTCAGAGCCGGAGGCGCACAGGTTGGCGCTCTAAGGCCTCAAGCCAGCGCTCTAGCGATTGCCGCCGATAGACGACTTTTGCGCCGTGCTTGATACGTGGTGGACCCATGCCTTCGTTTTCACGGCGCGTGAGGGTGCGAACGCTGATCCTAAGAAAATGCGCCGCTTCTTGTTTTGTGAGAAAAATCTTGTGGTGTTCAGACACGACGAGACCTCCGTTGCAAACCATGCCGACCCGCTGTCCGGGTACGGAAGATTCAAGTTACGGTTGCACGTCCTTGCTTCGGTCTAATGTCGTCGGTTTGAGCGCTCTTACATCACCATGGGGCCCGTCGCGTCGTCGCAGCTGTCTGCTAACCGGAGCTCTCCCATATCCTTTTATGCGCTATCTCTATTTGTGCTCATTGTTCTATCTCGTGGACGTACTGAAGAATTGGCGCGGCTTGGCCTCGTTTGCAATAGCAACGCCTGAATTGTCCCCTTTTGGCCTCAAGAAAGAGCTATCTCACTGACGAAGCTACCCTTTCGGCAGCGGCTGCAAGGGTGTCATCGAAGAGGTGCGCATAGCGGGCCGTCGTGTTTGGTTGCGTGTGGCCAAGCATCGCTCCGATGATCGGAAGGCTTGTGCCTTGCGAGGCGAGCAGGCTTGCAAACGTATGGCGCAAGTCGTGCATCCGTACATCTTCAAGACCAATCTCTTCGCACAAGCTGAACCATGTCCGTCGGATGGTAACGAACGGCTTTCCAGTATGAGAAGGAAAAACCCACTCGCTATCCGATTGGGCGCGACGATGCGTTAGCAGTTGGGCAACAGTGCCGGACACCGGAACCCGATGCAGCTTCTTCTGTTTTGTTGTCGCGGCTGGCTTCGTCCAAACTCGGTACTCTGGATCGAATTGATCCCAGCGCGCCCGGAACGCTTCACCTGAACGACACCCTGTCAGGATCAAGAACCGGATGATGTCGCACGAAGTCTGTTCAGGGTGCTTTTCCATCGCGTCGTTGAGCTGGCCAATCTCAGAGGGCGTCAAGTATCGCTCCCGCTTGTTCTCAGGATTCAGGGCAATGCCTTGCGCCGGGTTCTGATCGATCCAACGCCAACGGATAGCCAGATTGCAGGATTTGCGAAGGAGGCCAATGACTCGATTGGCTTGGATTGGCGTCTTAGCCGATATCTTGCGGTGGAGCGCATCGCAGTGATCGAAAGTAAGGTCTGCTACCTTCAAAGCCCCCAAAACAGGTAGGATGAAATTCTCCCACATCTGGCGGTCAGTTTGCTGGCTTGAAGGGCGTTTCTTGGGCAAGTGGTCCCGGCAGTAGCGATCAAACAAATCACGGATGATGGGCGCTTGGCGTGCGTCCTGTTTCTCGGCCATCGGATCGATCCCTACGTCGATCATTCTACGCAGTTCTTGCGACCTCTTTCGGGCAGCATTCACTGTCCAATCCGGATATCTACCAATCGTGAAACGCCGAAGCCGACCGGACGCGCGGTAGTTCAGAATGAAACTGATCGCCCCTTTGGACGTAATACGAACACCGAACCCCGGCAGATAAGTGTCTTGCGCCAACTTGTAGCCGGACGCTGGCGGAACGAGGCCGTTCAAGACAGCTTGAGTGATTTTCAGTGGGGCGCGTTCAGGTCTACACGTAGACCCTGTGTAAACCGAATCGTGGGTATCATCTGGCATTCGCTTGTCTCCTCGTGTCCGTGACTGTCCAGAAATTGCTTTCTTTTCAGAAGGATACAGGGATAATCTCAAATTTTTCAATGACTTGATGTACGGCCACTTCCGGGCTGTTAATCAATTTGTCGTAGGTTCGATCCCTACCGCCGGAGCCAAAATTCCCTAAAAATTAAAGCACGCTCGCGCCAACCATCTATACGGTCGCACGCCCCTCCTCGGCAGGCTTTTGCCATGCTGATCGCCGTTGGGAACCCTCCTCCGCGGCCACCTGTTGTCTCGTTGAACGCACGCGGCATTGATTGAGCTGACGTCGATCGCCTTTCCGAACGCGCGGGGTTCCTGCGGCATCGGGGTGCGGATGCAACAGTCAGCGACGGAGGTTTCTCAGATGACCAGCCAGAATTTCGACGCGATGGAGAGCCCGCAGCGGCAGCCGGGACTGGAGCACGAAATGAACCCTCAGCCCGAATACATGCCGCGCTATGGCGGCTCCGGGCGCCTGAAGGACAAGGTGGCGCTGATCACCGGGGGCGACTCGGGGATCGGGCGTGCGACGGCGGTGCTCTATGCCCGCGAGGGCGCGCGGGTGGCGATCCTTTACCGGGACGAGGACCGTGACGCGAAGAAGACGCAGCAGCTGGTCGAGGACGAGGGTTCCGAGTGCCTGCTGATCGAGGGTGACGTCGGCGAGAAGAGCGTCTGCGAGGATGCCGTTTCGCAAACCGTGAGCCGCTTTGGCCAGCTCGACATCCTTGTGAACAACGCGGGCGAGCAGCACGCGCAGGATGACCCGACCGCCATCGAACAGGCGCAGATCGAGCGCACGTTCAAGACCAATATCTTCGGCATGATGTTCATGACGCAGGCCGCGCTGCCGCACCTCAAGAAAGGTGCGCGGATCATCTGCGTGACCTCGATCACGGCCTACAAGGGGCAGGATTTGCTGATCGACTACGCCTCGACCAAGGGCGCGATCCTGTCGTTCCTGCGGGCCATGGCAAGCAAGCTGGCCCCGGACGGCATCCTCGTGAACGGCGTGGCCCCCGGTCCGATCTGGACGCCGCTGATCCCCGCCTCCTTCCCCGAGGACAAGGTGGAGGACTTCGGCAAGAACGCTCCGCTCGGGCGCCCCGGTCAACCCAACGAGGTCGCCCCGTCGCTCCTGTTCTTGGCCTGCGAGGATTCCTCCTACATGTCCGGCCAGGTGCTGCATCCCAACGGCGGCGAGTTGGTGGGCGGCTAGACCCTCCGCGCGGTCGCCCACACCGGCGGCCGCGCGCTTCACGGAACCAACTGGCGGATCATACGTTTTTCTAATCACGCCCCTGTGAAAGGAAGTTGCTATGGCCCCCCGCGCGCTCTGGAAAGGACAGCTCCGCCTGTCATTGGTATCCATTCCGGTCGAAATTTTCTCGGCCACCAAGACCGGCGCACGGGTCTCTTTCCGCCAGATTCACAAGCCGTCGGGCAAACGCATCCGCTATGAGAAATCGGTGCCGGGCATCGGGCCCGTCGACGCCGAGGATATCGTGAAGGGCTACGAGGTCGAGCGCGACGAATACATCCTGCTCGACCCCGAGGAGATCGACGAAATCAAGTTGGAGACCAAGAAGACCTTCGAGTTGGTCCAATTCGTCGAAGCTTGTGAAATCCCGCCCCTTTATTTCGAAAAACCCTATTACATCACCGCCGCCGACGATCTGGCACAGGATGCCTACCGCGTCGTGCGCGACGCGCTGCGCTCGGCCGGCAAGGTCGGGCTTGGTCAGGTCACCATGCGCGGGAAAGAGTATCTCGCGGCGGTCAAACCCTGCGGCGATGGCCTGCTGATGGAAACGCTCCGCTACGAGGACGAGCTACGCGAGGCGGACGAGATTTTCACCGACATCACCGACGACGAGTCAGACAAGGAACTGCTCGACGTGGCGACCTCGCTGATCGAGCGCAAGACCGCGCCTTTCGATGCCAGCGCCTATACCGACAAATACGCCGAGGCGATGCAGGAACTGCTCAACGCCAAGATCAAGAACAAGAAAACGCCGCGGGTGCGCACCGACGATGAAGCGCCAAGCGGCGGTGAGAACGTCATCGACCTGATGAGCGCCCTGAAGGAGAGCCTGAAGGAGGCCAAGAGCAGCAAGAGCACGGCCGCCAAGAAGAAAGGCACCCGCAAGAAGGCGTCCTGATGGCTTATACTCCCGACAGACTGGCAACCTACAACACCAAGCGCGACTTCGAACAGACCGAGGAGCCGCGCGGTCAGGTCGGCTCGGGCGCGGGCGGCTATCGCTTCATCGTGCAAAAACACGCGGCCTCGCGGTTGCACTACGATTTCCGCCTCGAATGGGACGGCGTGCTGCTGAGTTGGGCCGTCACCAAGGGCCCCTCGCCCGCCCCATCCGAAAAGCGCCTCGCGGTCCGGACCGAGGATCATCCGCTGGACTATGGCAACTTCGAGGGCACGATCCCCAAGGGGCAATACGGCGGCGGCACCGTGATGCTTTGGGACGATGGCACCTGGGCGCCGCAAGGCGACGTGGCGGCGGGGCTGAAGGAAGGCAAGCTGAAGTTTACCCTGCAAGGTACGCACATGAAGGGCGGCTGGACCCTCGTGCGGATGCGCGGCAAGGAAAAGCGCGAGAACTGGCTGCTGATCAAGGAGCGTGACGACTACGCCGAGGATCGCCCCAACGCGCTGATCGAGGGCGAGGCGATCTCGGTCAAGACCGGGCGCACCATGGCGGAAATCGCCGAGGACGCCCCCGCCAAGGAGTTGCCCGATACCACCCCCAAGCGCCGCCGCAAGCGGCCCGCTTTCGTCAAACCGCAGCTCGCCACGCTGGTGAGCGACGCCCCCTCGGGCGAGGATTGGATGCACGAGACGAAGTTCGACGGCTACCGCTGTCTGGCCTCCATCGGCAAGGGCGGCGTGCAGTTGTTCACCCGCTCCGGCAAGGATTGGACCGACCGCTTCCACGGGCTGGCCCATGCCTTCGATGCCCTGCCCTGTGACGCCGCGCTGCTTGATGGAGAGGTCATGGCCGCCCGGATCGAGGGGTCGGCCTTTTCGTCGTTGCAAAGCGCCCTCAAGACCGGCGCGCCCCTGGTGTTTTTCGCTTTCGACCTGCTCTCGCTCGATGGCAAGGATTTCCGCAAGGAGGGCCAGATGGATCGCCGCGAGAGGCTAGCGAAACTGCTGAGCGGGGCGCCACAGGGTGGCCCGCTGCGGTTGAGCGAGCATGTTCTGGGCAGCGGACCCGAGGTTTTCGAGCGTGCCTGCAAGGCCGGTGCCGAGGGGATCATCAGCAAGCGCATCGATGCGCCCTATCGGGGACGACGCTCGAAGTCCTGGCTCAAGGTGAAATGCACCCGTCGGCAGGAATTCGTCATCGTGGGATATTCGCCCTCGGACAAGAAAGGGCGGCCCTTCGCCTCGCTGCTACTGGCGAGCCACGAGGGCGACACGCTCCGCTTCAAGGGCCGCGTCGGGACCGGTTTTTCGCAGGACATGATGAGCGAGCTGGCGCGCGAGATGACGCCTCGCAAGACCCCGCCCGCCGAAGGCACGCCGGACGAGATCGCCCGCACCGCGAAATGGGTGCGCGCCGATTTGGTGGCGGAGATCGACTTCACCGAATTCACCGCCGATGGCCATATCCGCCACGGCAGCTTCATCGGGCTGCGGCACGACAAACCCGCCAGCGCGGTGCGGCTGGAGCAACCCAAGAAGGACATTCCCACCATGGAAAGCAAGGTCGCCGGGGTTCGGATCAGCAACGCGGACCGGCAGGTCTACCCCGAGGCCGGATGCACCAAGGGCGACGTGGCCCGCCATTACGAGACCGTGGGCGAGCGGATGATCGAGCTGGCAGGACACCGCCCGCTGTCGCTCTTCCGCTGTCCGTCGGGCATCGACGGGCAGTGTTTCTTCCAGAAGCACGACAACGGCGGGATGCCGGACAGCCTCTCGAAGATCGCGATCGAGGAGAGCGACGGCGACGAGGCCGATTACCTCTATGCCACCCGGCCCGAGAGCCTGATCGCAGCGGCGCAGATGGGCAGCATCGAGGCGCATATCTGGGGCGCGCGGGTCGACAGGCTCGACCGGCCGGACCGGCTGGTGTTCGATCTCGACCCCGACGAAGGGATGGATTGGCCAAGGGTGCGCGATGCCGCCTTCGAGGTGCGCGACGCGCTGGCCGAGCTTGGCCTGCGCTCCGGCGCGATCGTGACCGGGGGCAAGGGCGTACATGTCTGGATGGCCCTGCGGCGTACGCGCGGGTGGGACACGGTGAAGCTGTTCTCTCAGACCTTCGCCCATGTGATCGCCGGCCATTCTCCGGACCGCTATACCGCGACGATGTCCAAGGCCAAACGGCGGGACCGGATCTTCATCGACTGGCTGCGCAATGAGCGGGGATCGACAGCGGTGGCCCCCTACTCCCTCCGCGCCCGCCCCGGCGCGCCGGTGGCGGTGCCGGTGACATGGGACGAGTTAAAGACCCTCGACGCGCCAAACCGCTTCAGCCTCGGGGACATGAAAGCGCGGATGAAGCAGGATTGCCCCGCGCTGGCGGTGCAGGAAGACCTGCAGTCCCTGACCAACGACGTGGTGGCCGCATTGCAGGATTGGGCCGCGCAGGATTAGGCGGGGGCCGCACGCGTCAGGCACGTGTCGAGCCGGAGCGCGTCGAGGCCGGCAAGCTGCGCCATGTGCCAGGCAAGGACGAGGTTGCTGGAGAGGACCGGGATGCCGAGGGCGCGCTCGGTCGGGGCAATGACATCGAGGGTCCGCAAGTTGGTGCAGGAAAGAAAGACCGCGTCGCAGGGCGCGTGGGCGGCGGTGGACCGGGCCGCGTCAGCGATGGAGGCCGGGGCGATGCGGACGACGCGGGCCTCGGAGGCTTCGTTGAAGCTGGCGAAGGCGGAGATCTCGATGCCCGCGCGGGAGAGGACCGCCATCAGCCGTGCCGAGACGGCTTCGACGTAGGGGCTGACGAGCGCCAGCCGGTGGATCTCCATTGCATGACACGCCGCGATCAGGGCGGTGAC
Proteins encoded in this region:
- the ligD gene encoding DNA ligase D; protein product: MAYTPDRLATYNTKRDFEQTEEPRGQVGSGAGGYRFIVQKHAASRLHYDFRLEWDGVLLSWAVTKGPSPAPSEKRLAVRTEDHPLDYGNFEGTIPKGQYGGGTVMLWDDGTWAPQGDVAAGLKEGKLKFTLQGTHMKGGWTLVRMRGKEKRENWLLIKERDDYAEDRPNALIEGEAISVKTGRTMAEIAEDAPAKELPDTTPKRRRKRPAFVKPQLATLVSDAPSGEDWMHETKFDGYRCLASIGKGGVQLFTRSGKDWTDRFHGLAHAFDALPCDAALLDGEVMAARIEGSAFSSLQSALKTGAPLVFFAFDLLSLDGKDFRKEGQMDRRERLAKLLSGAPQGGPLRLSEHVLGSGPEVFERACKAGAEGIISKRIDAPYRGRRSKSWLKVKCTRRQEFVIVGYSPSDKKGRPFASLLLASHEGDTLRFKGRVGTGFSQDMMSELAREMTPRKTPPAEGTPDEIARTAKWVRADLVAEIDFTEFTADGHIRHGSFIGLRHDKPASAVRLEQPKKDIPTMESKVAGVRISNADRQVYPEAGCTKGDVARHYETVGERMIELAGHRPLSLFRCPSGIDGQCFFQKHDNGGMPDSLSKIAIEESDGDEADYLYATRPESLIAAAQMGSIEAHIWGARVDRLDRPDRLVFDLDPDEGMDWPRVRDAAFEVRDALAELGLRSGAIVTGGKGVHVWMALRRTRGWDTVKLFSQTFAHVIAGHSPDRYTATMSKAKRRDRIFIDWLRNERGSTAVAPYSLRARPGAPVAVPVTWDELKTLDAPNRFSLGDMKARMKQDCPALAVQEDLQSLTNDVVAALQDWAAQD
- a CDS encoding tyrosine-type recombinase/integrase, which translates into the protein MPDDTHDSVYTGSTCRPERAPLKITQAVLNGLVPPASGYKLAQDTYLPGFGVRITSKGAISFILNYRASGRLRRFTIGRYPDWTVNAARKRSQELRRMIDVGIDPMAEKQDARQAPIIRDLFDRYCRDHLPKKRPSSQQTDRQMWENFILPVLGALKVADLTFDHCDALHRKISAKTPIQANRVIGLLRKSCNLAIRWRWIDQNPAQGIALNPENKRERYLTPSEIGQLNDAMEKHPEQTSCDIIRFLILTGCRSGEAFRARWDQFDPEYRVWTKPAATTKQKKLHRVPVSGTVAQLLTHRRAQSDSEWVFPSHTGKPFVTIRRTWFSLCEEIGLEDVRMHDLRHTFASLLASQGTSLPIIGAMLGHTQPNTTARYAHLFDDTLAAAAERVASSVR
- a CDS encoding SDR family oxidoreductase translates to MTSQNFDAMESPQRQPGLEHEMNPQPEYMPRYGGSGRLKDKVALITGGDSGIGRATAVLYAREGARVAILYRDEDRDAKKTQQLVEDEGSECLLIEGDVGEKSVCEDAVSQTVSRFGQLDILVNNAGEQHAQDDPTAIEQAQIERTFKTNIFGMMFMTQAALPHLKKGARIICVTSITAYKGQDLLIDYASTKGAILSFLRAMASKLAPDGILVNGVAPGPIWTPLIPASFPEDKVEDFGKNAPLGRPGQPNEVAPSLLFLACEDSSYMSGQVLHPNGGELVGG
- a CDS encoding helix-turn-helix transcriptional regulator is translated as MSEHHKIFLTKQEAAHFLRISVRTLTRRENEGMGPPRIKHGAKVVYRRQSLERWLEALERQPVRLRL
- a CDS encoding maleate cis-trans isomerase family protein, encoding MNSLPYVRTLDHPAPLGLVVLQADESLEHDFRRLLPEDAELLVTRIPSSPEVSPEGLAAMESDLTAAASLLPRGTRFSAVGFGCTSGAAQIGTAEVAARTRAGVDAAEVSDPVTALIAACHAMEIHRLALVSPYVEAVSARLMAVLSRAGIEISAFASFNEASEARVVRIAPASIADAARSTAAHAPCDAVFLSCTNLRTLDVIAPTERALGIPVLSSNLVLAWHMAQLAGLDALRLDTCLTRAAPA
- a CDS encoding Ku protein, whose translation is MAPRALWKGQLRLSLVSIPVEIFSATKTGARVSFRQIHKPSGKRIRYEKSVPGIGPVDAEDIVKGYEVERDEYILLDPEEIDEIKLETKKTFELVQFVEACEIPPLYFEKPYYITAADDLAQDAYRVVRDALRSAGKVGLGQVTMRGKEYLAAVKPCGDGLLMETLRYEDELREADEIFTDITDDESDKELLDVATSLIERKTAPFDASAYTDKYAEAMQELLNAKIKNKKTPRVRTDDEAPSGGENVIDLMSALKESLKEAKSSKSTAAKKKGTRKKAS